In Solanum lycopersicum chromosome 5, SLM_r2.1, the following are encoded in one genomic region:
- the LOC138348752 gene encoding uncharacterized protein: protein MDFMIGLLSTRKLHDSIWVIFDKMTKSTDFIPVKSTYRVEDYAKMFIDEIVRWHGIPLSIRIGEPSSLLTFGDISKRAWTSKVYHSSIGMTPFEALYGRRCRSPVGWSEVGESSILGPDIIHEATEKVRMIRDRLTVAFNSQNSYADNRKMALKFEVGDQVYMKISPMKGVMRFGKKGKLSLRYVGPYEVLQRCLGDPTSILPVEGLGVGENLSYKEVPVEILDRQVKHLRNKEVATVKVLWRNHLVERATWEAEADMRSRYSHLFNS, encoded by the exons atggacttcatgaTTGGTCTGCTCAGTACCAGGAAACtgcatgattccatttgggtcattTTTGACAAGATGACTAAGTCTACTGACTTCAttcctgtgaagtctacttacagggTCGAAGATTATGCCAAGATGTTTATTGATGAGATAGTGAGGTGGCATGGGATCCCTTTATCTATCCGGATAGGGGAGCCTAGTTCACTTCTCACTTTTGGAGATATTTCCAAAAGAGCTTGGACAAGCAAAgt TTACCATTCCAGTATTGGGATGACACCTTTTGAAGCACTGTATGgcaggagatgtaggtccccagTTGGGTGGTCTGAGGTAGGAGAGTCTTCCATCCTTGGCCCTGATATCATACATGAGGCTACGGAAAAGGTGAGAATGATCAGGGATAGATTGACTGTAGCTTTCAATAGTCAAAACTCCTATGCTGATAACAGGAAGATGGCTCTTAAATTCGAAGTAGGTGATCAAGTCTACAtgaagatatcacccatgaaaggggtgatgaggtttggaaagaaagggaagttgagtctgaGATATGTAGGTCCTTATGAGGTCTTACAGCGA TGTCTAGGTGATCCAACATCCATCCTTCCTGTTGAGGGGTTAGGAGTCGGTGAGAACCTTTCTTATAAAGAGGTTCcagttgaaattttagatcgccaagtgaAGCATCTGagaaacaaggaggttgccaccgtaaaggtgttatggaggaaccaccttgttgagcgagcaacatgggaggccgaggccgacatgagatcccgTTACTCTCACTTGTTCAAttcttga
- the LOC138348753 gene encoding uncharacterized protein — protein MTCVHYNPGKANVVADALSRLSMGSVSHIDDEKKELVKEVHQLPRLGVRLVDTPSWGVSVYFSFESSFFVDVKAKKHLDLVLVELEDSLLSKMNESFSLVGMVLQILGQILCCVPNIDNLRPNIIAEAHGSMYSINPGSTKMYHDLKEIYW, from the coding sequence atgacatgtgTCCACTATAACCCAGGTAAGGCCAATGTAGTGGCCGATGCTTTGAGCCGATTGAGCATGGGCAGTGTgtctcatattgatgatgagaagaaggagctagTTAAAGAGGTACACCAATTGCCTAGGTTAGGTGTACGGCTGGTAGATACACCAAGTTGGGGTGTTTCAGTTTATTTCAGTTTTGAATCCTCATTTTTTGTAGATGTTAAAGCTAAGAAGCATCTCGACCTAGTACTCGTGGAGTTGGAAGACTCACTGTtgagtaagatgaatgaatcattctccttagTGGGGATGGTGTTACAGATACTAGGGCAGATTCTGTGCTGTGTGCCCAATATTGATAATCTGAGACCTAATATTATTGCAGAGGCTCATGGCTCCATGTATTCCATTaatccaggttccaccaagatgtatcatgatctcaaggagatctattggtag